Proteins encoded by one window of Tunturibacter psychrotolerans:
- a CDS encoding TonB-dependent receptor: protein MFKVNSRLFVFNALAAVLLLVCSFSTGLWAQNISTAQLNGTVHDQTGAVIPNATVTITDDSKGFSRTTTTDAQGNYRLLLLPPGTYAVEATAKGFNKYISQNVVLTTGEQGELPLSLTVGTTQVVTVSSGADIIETQRSSQSTTVDELRIDNLPTNGRNYINFTLTNSQIARDAAPSIGAIPTSGLNFGGVRARSNSINVDGADAGDYISGGTRTTVSQDAVQEFQIITNGFAAEYGRASGGVVNIVTKSGTNATHGSAFGFLRNRYIQATNPFSTVYQPAYTRVQAGLTIGGAIVPDKTFYFFSTEITRRQETGFSDIGSNNFGLTNIDVSRFYGVPGGALTIQGTPEQQAFLQNAGIPANTPGIQQYIALVGSGSSLATTGQNPAFLQSTIGPRNFVTSGQATPASFTPLNSLIGNFPVTEKTEVYSLRIDHKLTSNQQLVLHASVSPSYITGIEESAANQNLGENSFSRTATQSLHDFAIAGQYTTIFGNNKVNDLRFQYARHPVRFANTNSPGGDNTAVNIPGYAYFGKTPFSVVDRIENQNQLQDNFTYTVGSHTLKMGVDLRYIPINLLQGQLYGGGDYTFAGLNATDVSPLLEGLPGFSAVQAYGLGIPQSFAQGIGQTTYKYDLKTLGWFLQDSWRATSRMTLNLGIRYDVEAFPTQLALNENTNDAERLYGVREGIRLAATNFAPRVGIAYDVRGDAKTVIRANYGLFYDRAPGNLESQSTSFNSTKVPLVILGGGSPCSVASPNAAASPLNLNATNAFQGSLGNPNCLGAAAAGVNYIASQQRFDPNNSNSVFVNQNFLAAGFPLAILPSGLPADLHYVTPYVQQISFGVEKDLGHDMSLNVAFNSTGGRHLNRPVNVNPVNPQLLTANWRNAVNAVKAGMAAPGTAGPTSNPLTVGTAAGVNPCGNGPTGPYVTPALLNFFRKSGLNTSLATFLANPNVGGGQCVALASEIAAADGLGVGIPVPFGDMTPNLTTGTSSYNALSVNLRKRYTTNFEFLVSYTWSHAIDDSTDVVSTSDAPQSNFDPNAERSNSTFDQRHRLVLSGVYNTGHLGGAGFFPTALSGFTIAPIFEISSGRPFNVLTGTDTNFDFDPLTDRPNAVAPGSATTSCGTAPVLSKYSPTGAFNLPCYADAPADAGPTSSYYAGNLGRNVGVKPYTVFTDLRIAKAFTFPHEIALQVTADVFNLINKNNTLDVNLLYTAAGTPTAASDPRQFQFGARVSF from the coding sequence ATGTTCAAAGTCAATTCGCGGCTTTTTGTCTTCAACGCTCTGGCCGCTGTTCTTCTTCTGGTGTGCTCTTTTTCCACCGGTCTATGGGCTCAAAACATCTCAACGGCGCAACTCAACGGCACGGTTCATGACCAGACCGGAGCTGTGATTCCCAACGCGACGGTCACGATCACAGATGACTCGAAGGGCTTCTCCCGAACGACGACTACGGACGCGCAAGGAAACTACCGCCTGCTGCTGTTACCCCCGGGGACCTATGCTGTGGAGGCGACGGCGAAGGGGTTCAACAAGTACATCAGCCAGAATGTAGTTTTGACCACCGGAGAACAGGGTGAGCTTCCTCTCTCACTAACGGTGGGGACGACGCAGGTTGTGACGGTGAGTTCGGGCGCCGACATCATCGAAACGCAACGGAGCTCGCAGTCCACTACGGTCGACGAACTTCGCATCGACAACCTGCCTACGAACGGGCGTAACTACATCAACTTCACGCTGACGAATTCGCAGATTGCGCGGGACGCAGCGCCTTCAATTGGCGCGATTCCGACCTCGGGGCTGAATTTCGGCGGCGTTCGGGCACGTTCAAATTCGATCAACGTCGATGGGGCCGATGCGGGGGATTACATCTCTGGCGGCACGCGAACGACGGTGTCGCAGGATGCTGTGCAGGAGTTCCAGATCATCACGAACGGCTTTGCGGCGGAGTATGGCAGAGCGTCGGGCGGCGTGGTGAATATTGTGACTAAATCAGGCACAAATGCCACGCATGGGAGCGCGTTCGGGTTTCTGCGCAATCGCTATATCCAGGCCACAAATCCGTTTTCGACCGTGTACCAGCCGGCTTATACGCGGGTTCAGGCGGGTCTTACGATTGGCGGCGCGATCGTTCCCGATAAGACGTTCTACTTCTTTTCGACCGAGATTACACGGCGGCAGGAGACAGGTTTTTCGGATATCGGATCGAACAACTTCGGCTTGACGAACATCGATGTGAGCCGGTTCTACGGGGTTCCGGGTGGGGCTCTTACGATTCAGGGAACGCCGGAGCAGCAGGCGTTTCTGCAGAATGCCGGAATTCCAGCCAATACGCCGGGGATACAGCAATACATCGCTCTGGTTGGATCAGGATCGTCGTTGGCAACGACCGGGCAGAATCCTGCGTTTCTGCAGTCGACGATCGGTCCGAGGAATTTTGTCACATCGGGCCAGGCGACGCCTGCATCGTTTACGCCGCTCAACAGTCTGATCGGGAATTTTCCAGTCACGGAAAAGACCGAGGTTTACTCGTTGCGAATCGATCACAAGTTGACGAGCAATCAACAGCTTGTTCTGCATGCGAGCGTGAGCCCGAGCTACATTACTGGAATCGAAGAGAGTGCGGCGAACCAGAATCTCGGAGAGAACTCCTTCTCGCGCACGGCCACGCAGAGTCTGCACGATTTTGCGATCGCCGGTCAGTACACGACAATCTTCGGCAACAACAAGGTGAATGACCTACGCTTTCAATATGCGCGGCATCCGGTGCGATTTGCGAATACCAATTCGCCGGGGGGCGACAACACAGCGGTGAATATTCCGGGCTATGCGTATTTTGGGAAGACACCGTTTTCAGTTGTGGATCGGATTGAGAATCAGAATCAGTTGCAAGACAACTTTACGTATACCGTCGGGTCGCACACGCTCAAGATGGGCGTGGACCTTCGGTATATTCCGATTAATCTGCTGCAGGGGCAGCTTTATGGTGGAGGCGACTACACGTTTGCAGGCTTGAACGCTACAGATGTTTCGCCGTTGCTTGAGGGGCTACCGGGTTTCTCTGCAGTTCAGGCGTATGGGCTCGGGATTCCACAGTCGTTCGCGCAGGGCATTGGACAGACGACCTATAAGTACGACCTGAAGACGCTTGGCTGGTTCCTGCAGGATAGCTGGCGCGCGACCAGCAGGATGACGTTGAACCTCGGGATTCGATATGACGTGGAGGCGTTTCCGACGCAACTGGCTCTGAATGAAAACACGAATGACGCTGAGAGACTTTACGGCGTTCGTGAGGGTATCCGGCTGGCGGCTACGAACTTCGCGCCACGTGTTGGGATTGCGTATGACGTGCGCGGAGATGCGAAGACAGTAATTCGCGCGAACTATGGGCTGTTTTACGATCGGGCACCGGGAAATCTTGAGTCGCAGTCGACCAGTTTTAACTCGACGAAGGTTCCGCTGGTAATTCTTGGCGGCGGTTCTCCCTGCAGCGTCGCCAGTCCGAATGCCGCTGCGAGTCCGCTGAATTTGAACGCTACCAACGCATTTCAGGGGTCGCTGGGAAATCCGAATTGCCTTGGTGCGGCCGCGGCTGGGGTTAACTACATTGCGAGTCAACAGCGGTTCGATCCTAACAATTCGAATTCAGTCTTCGTCAACCAGAACTTTTTGGCGGCCGGATTTCCACTGGCGATTCTTCCTTCTGGTCTGCCCGCAGATCTGCACTACGTGACACCTTATGTGCAGCAGATTTCGTTTGGTGTGGAGAAGGATCTCGGTCACGATATGTCGTTGAATGTTGCCTTCAATTCGACGGGTGGACGGCACCTGAATCGGCCTGTCAACGTCAATCCGGTGAATCCGCAACTGCTGACCGCAAACTGGCGCAATGCAGTGAATGCGGTGAAAGCAGGGATGGCAGCTCCTGGGACTGCAGGTCCTACGTCGAATCCGTTGACGGTCGGAACCGCGGCTGGGGTCAACCCCTGCGGTAACGGCCCTACGGGACCATACGTTACACCGGCTCTGTTGAACTTTTTCCGCAAGTCCGGGCTGAACACTTCGCTGGCGACCTTCCTTGCGAACCCCAACGTGGGGGGCGGTCAGTGTGTTGCGCTGGCCAGCGAGATTGCAGCGGCCGATGGGCTTGGCGTGGGTATTCCAGTTCCCTTCGGCGATATGACACCTAACTTGACGACCGGAACGTCGAGCTATAACGCTCTGAGCGTGAATCTGCGAAAGCGCTACACCACAAATTTCGAGTTCCTGGTCAGCTACACGTGGTCGCACGCTATCGACGACTCTACCGACGTTGTGTCCACGTCGGATGCGCCGCAGAGCAACTTCGATCCGAATGCAGAGCGAAGCAACTCGACTTTCGATCAACGGCATCGTCTGGTGCTTTCGGGGGTTTATAACACCGGCCATCTTGGTGGGGCGGGATTCTTTCCGACGGCGCTCTCCGGTTTTACGATTGCGCCGATCTTTGAAATCTCCTCGGGCAGACCATTCAATGTTCTGACAGGAACGGATACGAACTTTGACTTCGATCCGCTTACGGATCGGCCTAACGCGGTTGCGCCGGGGAGTGCGACCACGAGCTGCGGTACGGCCCCGGTGCTGTCGAAGTACTCTCCGACGGGGGCTTTCAATCTACCGTGCTATGCAGATGCACCAGCGGATGCAGGTCCGACAAGCAGCTACTATGCCGGGAACCTTGGCCGCAATGTCGGCGTAAAGCCTTATACCGTGTTTACGGATCTTCGCATTGCGAAGGCGTTCACGTTTCCGCATGAGATCGCGCTGCAAGTTACAGCGGACGTCTTCAACTTGATCAACAAGAACAACACACTGGATGTGAATCTGCTCTACACCGCAGCGGGTACGCCGACTGCTGCGTCTGATCCTCGTCAGTTCCAGTTTGGAGCCAGGGTTTCTTTCTAG
- a CDS encoding isoaspartyl peptidase/L-asparaginase has protein sequence MSVQPVLLIHGGAWAMPDDAIAAHEDGIANALAAGYALLERGAAAVDAVEAAVAVMEDDDTFDAGRGSFLTQDGRVQMDALLMNGENLRTGGVACVERLRNPIRAARLVLDESPHVYFVGVGAERFARQHGMTLCDNSDLVVPRERERLYKAQADELAGLPDVTFSGSLESHDTVGAVALDVHGNIAAGTSTGGTLNKAPGRVGDSSLIGCGCYADNLSAAVSLTGWGEPIMKLVLGKWAVDRVAGGASPDEAAHEAIDYLFNRLGGHGGIILLGPDGRVGMAHNTPRMAWGLQTSAGKQLGVTRN, from the coding sequence ATGAGTGTTCAACCAGTTCTGTTAATTCATGGCGGTGCGTGGGCGATGCCTGACGATGCCATTGCTGCTCACGAGGATGGCATCGCGAATGCGCTTGCTGCCGGTTATGCGTTGTTGGAACGAGGCGCTGCGGCGGTGGATGCTGTGGAGGCTGCGGTTGCGGTGATGGAGGATGACGACACGTTCGACGCGGGTCGTGGATCGTTTCTGACGCAGGATGGCCGGGTGCAAATGGATGCTCTGCTGATGAATGGGGAGAATCTTCGTACCGGCGGTGTGGCGTGCGTGGAACGGCTGCGGAATCCGATACGGGCAGCGCGGTTGGTGCTGGATGAGTCGCCGCATGTTTATTTTGTCGGGGTAGGGGCTGAGAGGTTTGCACGACAACATGGGATGACGCTTTGCGACAACTCTGATCTTGTGGTGCCGCGGGAGCGGGAGCGGCTGTATAAGGCTCAGGCGGACGAACTGGCGGGGCTGCCGGATGTGACTTTTTCGGGGAGTCTTGAATCGCACGATACGGTGGGGGCGGTGGCGCTCGATGTTCACGGCAATATTGCTGCTGGGACGAGCACGGGCGGGACGCTGAATAAGGCTCCGGGCCGCGTGGGGGATTCTTCATTGATTGGATGTGGCTGTTATGCCGACAATCTTTCGGCGGCTGTGTCGCTGACCGGTTGGGGCGAGCCGATTATGAAGCTGGTGCTGGGTAAGTGGGCGGTGGATCGAGTGGCGGGCGGGGCAAGTCCTGATGAGGCTGCTCATGAGGCGATCGATTATCTGTTCAATCGTCTGGGTGGGCATGGCGGGATTATTCTGCTGGGGCCGGATGGCCGGGTGGGGATGGCGCACAATACGCCGCGTATGGCGTGGGGGCTGCAGACTTCGGCTGGGAAGCAGTTGGGTGTCACTCGCAATTAG
- the poxB gene encoding ubiquinone-dependent pyruvate dehydrogenase, translating into MAKTIADLIVETLKNAGVKRVYGLPGDSLNGFTDALRRDGTMEWIHVRNEEVAAFAAGADAHLTGTLAVCAASCGPGNLHLINGLFDCHRNRVPVLAIAAHIPSTEIGSNYFQETHPQNLFKECSDYCEMVGIPEQMPRVLEIAMRTAINLSGVSVVVIPGDVALHSAPSESNSAPIRLARPVIRPNDDELRDAAEILNAGAKVTILGGAGCKDAHKELIATAEALKSPIVHALRGKEYIEYDNPYDVGLTGLIGFSSGYHAMEDCDVLLMLGTDFPYVQFFPKRAKVIQIDLRGNQIGRRAKVDLGLIGSIKETLSALLPLLTTKTDRAHLDAKTKDYKKVREGLTELAGPDGDTTPIHPQYVAKLIDQLAADDAIFTCDVGTPTVWSARYLAMNGRRRLLGSFNHGSMACAVPQAIGAQSAFPNRQVVTLSGDGGLAMMLGDLLTLRQQKLPIKMVVFNNGALAFVELEMKAGGIVTYATDLDNPSFAALANSIGIQGVRVEKPSELESALKTAFATSGPALVEVMVNRLELSMPPHISLEQMKGFSLYMAKSVLSGRGDEIIDLAKTNVIQRLLS; encoded by the coding sequence ATGGCAAAGACAATCGCTGACTTAATCGTGGAAACCCTGAAGAACGCTGGCGTCAAGCGCGTCTACGGTCTTCCTGGCGACTCTCTCAACGGATTTACCGACGCGCTTCGCCGAGACGGCACCATGGAATGGATCCACGTGCGCAACGAAGAGGTCGCTGCCTTCGCCGCCGGAGCAGACGCCCACCTCACCGGCACCCTCGCAGTCTGCGCCGCAAGCTGCGGCCCCGGCAATCTTCACCTCATCAACGGCCTCTTCGACTGCCATCGCAACCGCGTGCCTGTACTCGCCATCGCCGCCCACATCCCCAGCACCGAGATCGGCTCCAACTACTTTCAGGAGACTCATCCGCAAAATCTCTTCAAGGAGTGCAGCGACTACTGCGAAATGGTCGGGATCCCCGAACAGATGCCGCGCGTCCTCGAGATCGCCATGCGCACCGCCATCAATCTCTCCGGCGTTTCTGTCGTGGTAATCCCCGGCGACGTCGCCCTCCACAGCGCCCCCTCCGAGTCCAACTCCGCCCCCATCAGGCTTGCCCGTCCGGTCATACGCCCCAACGACGACGAACTTCGCGATGCCGCCGAAATCCTCAACGCAGGAGCCAAAGTCACGATTCTCGGCGGAGCGGGCTGCAAGGACGCACACAAAGAGCTCATCGCAACCGCAGAGGCATTGAAATCACCTATCGTCCACGCCCTCCGCGGCAAGGAGTACATCGAGTACGACAATCCCTACGACGTAGGCCTCACCGGTCTCATCGGCTTCAGCTCCGGCTATCACGCGATGGAAGACTGCGACGTCCTGCTGATGTTAGGCACTGACTTTCCCTATGTGCAGTTCTTCCCCAAACGCGCAAAGGTCATTCAGATCGACCTTCGTGGCAACCAGATTGGCCGTCGCGCCAAAGTCGATCTTGGTCTCATCGGCTCCATCAAAGAGACCCTCTCCGCTCTCCTACCTCTGCTTACGACAAAGACCGACCGAGCCCACCTCGACGCCAAGACAAAAGACTACAAAAAAGTTCGCGAAGGTCTCACCGAGTTGGCCGGTCCCGACGGAGACACGACCCCCATCCATCCGCAATACGTCGCAAAACTCATCGACCAACTCGCAGCCGATGACGCCATCTTCACCTGCGACGTAGGTACGCCCACCGTCTGGTCCGCCCGCTACCTCGCCATGAACGGACGCCGTCGTCTCCTCGGCTCCTTCAACCACGGATCAATGGCCTGCGCCGTCCCCCAGGCCATCGGCGCCCAATCAGCATTCCCCAACCGTCAAGTCGTCACGCTCTCCGGCGACGGTGGCCTGGCCATGATGCTCGGCGATCTCCTCACCCTTCGCCAGCAAAAGCTACCAATCAAAATGGTCGTCTTCAATAACGGTGCTCTTGCCTTCGTCGAACTCGAGATGAAGGCCGGAGGCATCGTCACCTACGCCACCGATCTCGACAACCCAAGCTTCGCCGCTCTCGCCAATTCAATTGGCATTCAAGGCGTTCGCGTAGAGAAACCAAGCGAACTCGAGTCGGCGCTAAAAACCGCCTTTGCAACTTCGGGCCCTGCATTGGTCGAAGTGATGGTGAATCGTCTCGAACTCTCCATGCCGCCGCACATCAGCCTCGAGCAGATGAAAGGCTTCTCTCTCTACATGGCAAAGAGTGTTCTCAGCGGACGCGGCGACGAGATCATCGACCTCGCAAAGACAAACGTAATCCAGCGACTTCTGTCGTAG
- a CDS encoding CDP-alcohol phosphatidyltransferase family protein: protein MTWTSAFGKGSGWLLQKIVNGLALTRISPNALTFIGLVINIIAACFFGFARPNNANRMFLYAGLIIIGAGVFDMVDGRVARKTNQVSVFGAFFDSVMDRYSDVAIFFGLLIYYARGNRLFYVGLVAFVMTACVMVSYTRARAEALIGTCKVGFMERPERIVCVILGALCNRWGVMAPALWVLALFATLTVIHRIRYTYVETERRKKLITQTK from the coding sequence TTGACCTGGACAAGCGCATTCGGCAAAGGCAGCGGCTGGCTGCTGCAGAAGATCGTGAACGGCCTTGCGCTGACCCGCATCTCGCCTAACGCACTGACGTTTATTGGACTGGTGATCAACATCATCGCCGCGTGTTTTTTTGGATTTGCGCGCCCCAATAATGCCAACCGGATGTTCTTGTACGCTGGGTTGATCATCATTGGAGCGGGCGTCTTCGACATGGTCGACGGACGGGTGGCGCGGAAGACGAACCAGGTTTCGGTGTTCGGCGCGTTCTTTGATTCGGTGATGGACCGCTACTCGGATGTCGCGATTTTCTTTGGGCTACTGATTTATTACGCGCGCGGCAACCGGTTGTTTTATGTGGGGCTGGTAGCGTTTGTGATGACGGCGTGCGTGATGGTGAGCTATACGCGGGCGCGGGCTGAGGCGCTGATTGGGACGTGCAAGGTCGGGTTTATGGAGCGGCCTGAGCGGATTGTTTGCGTGATCCTGGGGGCGTTGTGTAATCGGTGGGGCGTTATGGCTCCGGCGCTGTGGGTGCTGGCGCTGTTTGCTACGCTGACGGTGATTCACCGCATCCGCTACACCTATGTCGAGACTGAGCGCAGGAAGAAGCTGATTACGCAGACGAAGTAA
- a CDS encoding GreA/GreB family elongation factor, whose protein sequence is MPEQVKKRLAEEIKLLEHELTTELPAEIKKAVALGDLSENAEYHMAKQRQVFVNARLGQLKKRMGELAMVNLVNIPNDKVGFGSHVTVFDSSKDEEIKYQLVTSEESDVAKGLISTTSPIGRSLLGKQVGDTATVITPNGKRELEILKLLTIHDVADGE, encoded by the coding sequence ATGCCAGAACAAGTAAAGAAGAGGCTTGCAGAAGAGATTAAGTTGTTGGAGCACGAACTCACGACTGAACTTCCTGCAGAGATTAAGAAGGCCGTCGCACTGGGCGACCTGAGTGAAAACGCCGAATACCACATGGCCAAGCAGCGCCAGGTTTTCGTCAATGCCCGACTGGGGCAGTTGAAGAAGCGGATGGGCGAACTTGCCATGGTGAACCTGGTCAATATCCCTAATGACAAGGTTGGGTTTGGCTCGCACGTAACGGTCTTCGACTCAAGCAAGGACGAAGAGATCAAATATCAGCTGGTTACGAGTGAAGAGTCCGATGTGGCCAAGGGGTTGATCTCAACGACTTCGCCGATTGGACGGTCGTTGCTGGGGAAGCAGGTTGGCGATACGGCGACGGTGATTACGCCGAACGGCAAGCGCGAACTTGAGATCCTGAAGCTGTTGACCATTCACGACGTCGCCGACGGAGAGTAA
- the ruvX gene encoding Holliday junction resolvase RuvX: MTTDENPRVDEDAEDVGSGSSESTGALVARVLGFDVGDRRIGLAISDPLGYTAQPLFTLHRTGRRADLKSVARVLRKHGVTEAVVGNPLYMSGDQSPQAAKAQAFAEDLRTEFGLTVHLWDERLTTTQAHRHLDDAGHAAMGRKGIIDQVAAVLILQSFLEARANERGRALGSSGSGGEAT; the protein is encoded by the coding sequence GTGACTACCGATGAGAATCCGAGGGTAGATGAGGACGCCGAGGATGTTGGGTCGGGGTCTTCGGAGTCGACGGGGGCGCTGGTGGCTCGCGTGCTTGGGTTCGACGTGGGCGACCGGCGGATTGGATTGGCGATCTCGGACCCGCTGGGATATACGGCGCAGCCTCTGTTTACGCTGCATCGGACGGGGCGGCGAGCGGATTTGAAGTCGGTGGCGCGGGTGCTCCGCAAGCATGGGGTGACCGAGGCGGTGGTGGGCAATCCGTTGTATATGTCGGGGGACCAGAGCCCGCAGGCTGCGAAGGCGCAGGCGTTTGCGGAGGATCTGAGGACGGAGTTTGGCCTGACGGTGCATCTGTGGGATGAGCGGCTGACCACGACGCAGGCTCACCGTCACCTGGATGATGCCGGACATGCGGCGATGGGGCGCAAGGGGATCATCGACCAGGTGGCGGCGGTGTTGATTTTGCAGTCTTTTCTTGAGGCTAGAGCGAATGAACGGGGCCGGGCGCTGGGGTCGTCGGGCAGCGGCGGCGAGGCCACGTAA
- the mltG gene encoding endolytic transglycosylase MltG has product MKFLGTLLLLLLIVAAVAAGVIYLPYGPTTETFVDIAPGTSTESIAAQLERSGVIRSRYGFYLLRLTKGGRLQAGEYRFDRKLPMPDVYQHILHGDIYTRPLTIPEGFNIFDIAQAVQDAGFGSRDAFLAAERQHTELIAAWTDGPTPASLEGYLFPDTYQFSRHATPLQILSAMVRRFHQETAQLGLIHDVSHTVIMASLIEKEVSQDAERPLVAGVFVNRLAKGIPLATDPTVIYAALLDNRWRGTIYASDLQSPSPYNTYKHAGLPPGPIANPGIAALRAAMRPTRTDYLYFVSDAAGHTRFSATLQEHAQQVQSYRQAQKH; this is encoded by the coding sequence TTGAAGTTTCTCGGTACCCTTCTGCTGCTTCTGCTCATCGTCGCAGCCGTCGCCGCCGGCGTTATCTACCTTCCCTACGGCCCCACCACCGAGACCTTCGTCGACATAGCCCCCGGCACCAGCACAGAATCCATCGCAGCCCAACTCGAGCGCAGCGGCGTCATCCGCAGCCGTTACGGCTTCTATCTCCTCCGCCTCACCAAAGGTGGCCGTCTCCAGGCAGGCGAGTATCGCTTCGATCGCAAGCTCCCCATGCCCGACGTCTACCAGCACATCCTCCACGGCGACATCTACACCCGCCCCCTCACCATCCCCGAAGGCTTCAACATCTTCGACATCGCCCAGGCAGTCCAGGACGCCGGCTTCGGCTCCCGCGACGCCTTCCTCGCCGCCGAACGCCAGCACACCGAGCTCATCGCCGCCTGGACCGACGGCCCAACCCCCGCCTCTCTCGAAGGTTATCTCTTCCCCGACACCTACCAGTTCTCCCGCCACGCCACCCCGCTCCAGATCCTCTCCGCCATGGTCCGCCGCTTTCACCAGGAGACCGCACAGCTAGGCCTCATCCACGACGTGTCCCACACCGTCATCATGGCCTCCCTCATCGAAAAGGAGGTCAGCCAGGATGCCGAACGCCCCCTCGTGGCCGGCGTCTTCGTCAACCGCCTCGCCAAAGGCATCCCCCTCGCCACCGACCCCACCGTCATCTACGCCGCCCTGCTCGACAACCGCTGGCGCGGCACCATCTACGCCTCCGACCTGCAATCCCCGTCGCCCTACAACACCTACAAACACGCCGGTCTCCCCCCCGGACCCATCGCCAACCCCGGCATCGCCGCCCTCCGCGCAGCCATGCGCCCCACCCGCACCGACTACCTCTACTTCGTCAGCGACGCCGCCGGCCACACCCGCTTCTCCGCCACCCTCCAGGAGCACGCCCAACAGGTCCAGTCCTACCGCCAGGCCCAAAAACACTAG
- a CDS encoding LolA family protein, with translation MRIRQAAAMAIIGLAPALTGCLTHTRIVPKTRPADVVLNAELGQLLKQVDQRFEAVQTMNAAIEIVATTGGGRQGKETTYPSFGGYIFIRKPQDLRVLLRVPFLGSVALDMVSNGKTWKLWVPRRNLAMIGTSEVTKPSTNGLENLRPAVFFDSLLVHGLGPDQVVVLTQDTRVVANDKDKKDLVEEQDYDLEFLAQPEGKTAHAVRVIHIGRNNLLPYQQDIYGPDGTIVTRAFYSNYQKFGDTPFPMKIEISRPQDQYNLTITVTKLTLNQKLEDDQFELRIPDTVPVKNMD, from the coding sequence ATGAGGATAAGACAAGCGGCGGCGATGGCAATCATTGGGCTGGCTCCGGCGCTCACCGGATGCCTGACCCATACCCGCATCGTCCCCAAGACCCGCCCCGCCGACGTCGTCCTCAACGCCGAGCTCGGTCAGCTCCTCAAGCAGGTCGATCAGCGCTTCGAAGCCGTCCAGACCATGAACGCGGCCATCGAAATCGTCGCCACCACCGGCGGCGGCCGCCAGGGCAAAGAAACCACCTACCCCAGCTTCGGCGGGTATATCTTCATCAGAAAGCCACAGGACCTTCGCGTCCTGCTCCGCGTGCCCTTTCTCGGTTCGGTGGCGCTCGACATGGTCAGCAACGGCAAAACCTGGAAGCTCTGGGTCCCCCGCCGCAACCTCGCCATGATCGGCACCAGCGAAGTCACCAAGCCCTCCACCAACGGCCTCGAAAACCTCCGCCCCGCCGTCTTCTTTGACTCGCTCCTCGTCCACGGTCTTGGGCCCGATCAGGTCGTCGTCCTCACCCAGGACACGCGAGTGGTCGCAAACGACAAGGACAAAAAGGACCTCGTCGAGGAGCAGGACTACGACCTCGAGTTTCTGGCTCAGCCTGAGGGCAAAACCGCCCATGCCGTCCGCGTCATTCACATCGGCCGCAATAACCTCCTGCCCTACCAGCAGGACATCTACGGCCCCGACGGCACCATCGTCACCCGCGCCTTCTACAGCAACTATCAGAAGTTCGGTGACACGCCCTTCCCCATGAAGATCGAGATCAGTCGCCCCCAGGACCAGTACAACCTCACCATCACCGTCACCAAGCTGACCCTCAATCAAAAACTCGAAGACGACCAGTTCGAGCTGAGAATCCCCGACACCGTCCCAGTCAAAAACATGGACTAG
- a CDS encoding NADP-dependent oxidoreductase: MKAMQLYQSPEGVSLHLGRVAEPTPGKAEVLIQVHAAGVTPTELDWYPTTHSKAGAKRENAIPGHEFSGTIVAFGEDVTSFTLGQSVYGMNDWFAEGATAEFCLTIPTSIAPKPATLTHAEAATIPIGALTAWQGLFDHAKLQPKQRVLIHGGAGAVGIFAVQLAHNHGAYVIATASTPTLDLVKQLGADEVIDYKTSRFQDLVHEIDVVFDTVGGETRDLSWPILKPEGRMITIAADAETSTDPRAKESFFIVEPSQTQLIEIAKLLDAGSLKTFVSAAVPLDDAAAAYAKTISQKLGYGKVVITLAD, translated from the coding sequence ATGAAAGCGATGCAGCTCTATCAGTCTCCAGAAGGCGTCTCCCTCCACCTCGGCCGCGTCGCTGAACCCACGCCCGGCAAAGCAGAGGTTCTGATCCAGGTCCACGCCGCAGGAGTCACCCCTACCGAACTCGACTGGTACCCCACCACCCACTCCAAGGCTGGAGCCAAGCGCGAAAACGCCATCCCCGGCCACGAGTTCTCCGGCACCATCGTAGCCTTCGGCGAAGACGTCACCAGCTTCACCCTCGGCCAGTCTGTATACGGCATGAACGACTGGTTCGCCGAAGGAGCCACCGCCGAGTTCTGCCTCACCATCCCCACCAGCATCGCGCCTAAACCGGCCACTCTAACCCACGCCGAAGCCGCAACAATCCCCATCGGAGCCCTCACCGCATGGCAGGGCCTCTTCGACCACGCCAAACTCCAGCCCAAGCAGCGCGTCCTCATCCACGGAGGCGCCGGGGCCGTCGGCATCTTCGCCGTCCAGCTCGCGCACAACCACGGAGCCTACGTCATCGCCACCGCCTCCACCCCAACCCTCGATCTCGTCAAGCAGCTCGGCGCCGACGAGGTCATCGACTACAAAACCTCACGCTTCCAAGATCTCGTCCACGAAATCGACGTCGTCTTCGACACCGTAGGCGGCGAAACCCGCGACCTCTCCTGGCCCATTCTCAAACCCGAAGGCCGCATGATCACCATCGCCGCCGACGCAGAAACCAGCACCGACCCTCGCGCCAAGGAAAGCTTCTTCATCGTCGAGCCCAGCCAGACTCAACTCATAGAAATCGCAAAACTACTCGACGCCGGATCGCTGAAAACCTTCGTCAGCGCCGCCGTCCCACTAGACGACGCAGCGGCTGCCTACGCCAAAACCATCTCGCAAAAACTAGGCTACGGCAAAGTAGTCATCACCCTCGCCGACTAG